A genomic window from Cupriavidus metallidurans CH34 includes:
- the qatB gene encoding Qat anti-phage system associated protein QatB, with translation MGTSTSSAGAPGGSPFDPPWLTDVEQGIDTSQSDAPLAPVPPAPQPDGGADDTETGADADAVQTVGPNIAPPGRYGEARRALSSFVKGGGSADLRKGINRLVNKGMGGSKRAASRMQSTVTAAAALGGLLSAARAGGDPGIDAWVASVKQRGLSATDIALEVAERLLPNGGSIDEESAKHAMDQAIIKLYDTDPNADIFNLTDDQIADVMTYTIAYDVYNRVQLELGRVFEKLKYSAKVVHERLGQVLDYVTGVVADAMKGAREGKKPRSMREVSAKAMDDAMFVFGTAE, from the coding sequence ATGGGAACCTCAACTTCTAGTGCTGGGGCGCCAGGTGGCAGCCCATTTGACCCACCTTGGCTGACAGATGTCGAACAAGGCATCGACACTTCGCAATCAGATGCACCGCTGGCGCCTGTTCCGCCCGCCCCTCAGCCCGACGGTGGGGCCGACGATACCGAAACTGGCGCAGACGCGGATGCCGTGCAAACCGTTGGGCCCAATATTGCACCTCCTGGGCGATACGGTGAAGCACGACGAGCGCTGTCATCGTTTGTAAAAGGCGGCGGCAGCGCTGATTTGCGAAAGGGTATCAACCGCCTGGTGAACAAGGGCATGGGCGGTTCGAAGCGGGCGGCCTCGCGCATGCAGTCAACAGTGACAGCAGCGGCTGCACTAGGTGGCCTACTTTCGGCAGCGCGAGCGGGTGGGGACCCTGGCATTGACGCCTGGGTGGCTTCGGTCAAGCAACGTGGCCTTTCCGCGACAGACATCGCCCTTGAAGTCGCAGAGCGCCTCCTGCCAAATGGCGGCAGCATAGACGAGGAGTCAGCAAAACACGCCATGGACCAAGCCATCATCAAGCTCTACGACACGGACCCAAACGCGGACATATTCAATCTGACAGACGACCAGATTGCTGATGTGATGACCTACACAATTGCCTACGATGTGTACAACCGAGTTCAACTCGAATTGGGACGGGTATTTGAGAAGCTTAAGTACTCCGCTAAGGTGGTCCATGAACGACTTGGACAGGTTCTTGACTATGTTACTGGTGTGGTCGCTGATGCGATGAAGGGTGCCCGCGAGGGTAAGAAGCCACGGTCGATGCGCGAGGTATCTGCCAAGGCAATGGATGATGCGATGTTCGTATTTGGGACAGCAGAATGA
- the qatC gene encoding Qat anti-phage system QueC-like protein QatC, which produces MKVICTSFDARPRAISAGTRAFTFFQSSDVAGSERIANGWLQELERAGYAPSIPIWDFVLFGFAVCAADLAVPRNKSADGWTRELELSVTVVDPTPWNAQRPLVEGMLRILTGDFWSVTFLSDGPQPPRGQRRICDRDCVALLSGGLDSLIGGIDAVAKMRRPIFVSQLAYEDSERQRQYAAALGGAAWHQQWSHRIDPAAPREPSTRARSMGFYALAVLATSLLTTTGPAEILVPENGFISVNPPLLPGRMASLSTRTTHPLFMKQLQGLLKAVGIPANLSMPYRFKTKGEMMMECLDQKLLAHFASDSTSCGRYRTYNRTHCGRCVPCMVRRAAFLRWGQADDTRYKFPNLRLSEKSAADDPMAVACAVLATEANGIDAFLGATLSFATQNERVHYRDVAERALLELSTLLKQDGVL; this is translated from the coding sequence ATGAAGGTCATTTGCACAAGCTTCGACGCAAGACCTCGAGCCATCTCCGCTGGGACTCGCGCCTTCACATTCTTTCAGAGTTCAGACGTCGCGGGCAGCGAGCGAATCGCGAACGGCTGGCTGCAGGAACTGGAGCGTGCCGGCTATGCCCCTTCGATTCCGATTTGGGATTTCGTGCTGTTTGGGTTCGCTGTATGCGCTGCGGACCTTGCAGTGCCGCGCAACAAGAGCGCCGATGGCTGGACCCGGGAACTCGAGTTATCGGTCACCGTCGTCGACCCGACTCCGTGGAACGCCCAGCGGCCATTGGTCGAGGGGATGCTACGCATACTGACTGGTGATTTTTGGTCGGTGACGTTTTTGTCCGACGGGCCACAGCCGCCGCGCGGACAACGGAGGATTTGCGACCGCGATTGCGTGGCCTTGCTTTCTGGTGGGCTGGACAGTCTAATCGGCGGCATAGATGCAGTCGCAAAAATGCGGCGCCCCATCTTCGTATCGCAGCTCGCCTACGAGGACTCCGAGCGCCAACGCCAGTATGCGGCGGCGCTCGGTGGAGCCGCATGGCACCAACAATGGAGTCACCGAATCGACCCGGCTGCGCCGAGGGAGCCTTCGACGCGAGCACGGTCCATGGGATTCTATGCACTGGCTGTGCTGGCAACTTCCCTACTGACGACCACAGGCCCTGCCGAGATTCTGGTTCCTGAGAATGGATTCATTAGTGTAAATCCACCATTACTTCCTGGACGGATGGCAAGCCTCAGCACTCGGACGACGCATCCGCTCTTCATGAAGCAGCTCCAAGGCCTTCTCAAGGCAGTGGGGATTCCAGCCAATCTGTCTATGCCTTATCGGTTCAAAACGAAGGGCGAGATGATGATGGAGTGTCTTGACCAGAAGCTGCTCGCGCACTTTGCATCGGACTCCACAAGCTGTGGTCGATACCGGACCTATAATCGGACGCACTGCGGACGGTGCGTGCCCTGCATGGTCCGACGGGCGGCGTTCCTGCGCTGGGGACAGGCTGACGACACGCGCTACAAGTTTCCCAACCTTCGGCTCTCTGAAAAGTCGGCGGCCGACGACCCGATGGCGGTAGCGTGCGCAGTTCTCGCGACGGAGGCCAATGGAATTGATGCATTCCTTGGCGCGACCTTATCGTTTGCGACGCAAAATGAAAGGGTCCACTATCGAGATGTCGCGGAACGCGCACTGTTGGAGCTTTCGACATTGCTGAAGCAGGACGGTGTTCTATGA
- the qatD gene encoding Qat anti-phage system TatD family nuclease QatD, producing MMDFHCHLDLYPSARTVHTEAARRCEFVWLVTTSPRAFIATSRILQPAPTIIISPGLHPEVAHQRHNELPLLLEEIGRASAVGEVGLDGSARYREHFSVQKAIFEATVERCSELGGRVLSIHSRSAAKEVLDTLERHSAHGTAVLHWFSDSPTQLRRAIELGCWFSIGPAMLRSANGLRLAASLPSERVVPESDGPFAKLDSRPIMPWQAMDIVGPLANVWGLTEDKVRAQLTENGRELRHMMTAENSQ from the coding sequence ATGATGGATTTTCACTGTCATCTCGACCTGTATCCATCTGCTCGCACCGTTCACACCGAGGCCGCTCGTCGCTGTGAATTTGTGTGGTTGGTCACCACCAGCCCGAGAGCCTTCATTGCCACATCGCGCATACTGCAGCCTGCCCCGACCATCATCATCTCGCCTGGCCTTCATCCCGAGGTGGCACACCAGCGGCACAATGAGTTACCTCTGCTGCTTGAGGAGATTGGGCGCGCATCGGCGGTCGGCGAAGTTGGCCTAGACGGCTCAGCGCGCTATCGCGAGCACTTCTCAGTCCAGAAAGCAATCTTCGAAGCAACAGTAGAGCGATGCAGTGAGTTGGGTGGCAGGGTCCTGAGTATTCATTCTCGCTCTGCCGCCAAAGAGGTTCTTGACACGCTCGAGCGACACAGCGCACATGGCACAGCTGTTTTGCATTGGTTTAGCGACTCGCCGACACAACTGAGACGTGCTATTGAGCTCGGCTGCTGGTTTAGCATAGGCCCTGCTATGTTGCGTAGTGCCAATGGGTTGCGTCTGGCTGCGTCGCTGCCTTCGGAGCGCGTCGTACCGGAGAGCGATGGCCCCTTCGCAAAGCTGGACAGTCGGCCCATCATGCCGTGGCAGGCCATGGACATCGTAGGGCCCTTGGCCAACGTCTGGGGCCTGACGGAGGACAAGGTGCGGGCACAGTTGACCGAAAATGGGCGAGAGCTACGCCATATGATGACAGCAGAGAACTCGCAGTGA